From a region of the Zonotrichia albicollis isolate bZonAlb1 chromosome 5, bZonAlb1.hap1, whole genome shotgun sequence genome:
- the LOC141729152 gene encoding alcohol dehydrogenase 1-like, whose amino-acid sequence MATAGKVIRCRAAVAWAPGKLSVEEVEVAPPKAGEVRIKLVATGICGTDDHVLQGCFPNAEFPVIPGHEGAGIVESVGEGVTSVKPGDKVITVGVPQCGECSFCRNPESNYCQKSHFSEPQNLLPDKTSRFSCNGKQIHHFLWVSAFAEYTVVPEYTVARIDAAAPLDKVCLFGCGFSTGYGAAINTAKVKPGSTCAVFGLGGIGLSIVMGCKAAGASRIIGVDINKDKFAKAKELGATDCINPRDFQKPIQEVLTEMTGQGVDYSFEAFGHKDTMIAALASCNMSTGVFVMVGEVDAGSEISIDPTLLLTGRTWKGTLVGGWKTRECIPKLVSGYLEKKFNSDLLITHTLPFAKVNEGFELLRAGKCIRTVLLF is encoded by the exons ATGGCCACTGCGGGAAAA GTTATCAGGTGCAGGGCTGCTGTTGCCTGGGCCCCGGGCAAACTCTCTGTTGAGGAGGTGGAAGTTGCACCCCCAAAGGCAGGGGAAGTCCGGATCAAG CTTGTGGCCACAGGCATCTGTGGCACAGATGATCACGTTCTGCAAGGCTGCTTTCCCAACGCAGAATTCCCAGTTATCCCTGGCCATGAAGGAGCTGGAATTGTGGAAAGCGTTGGAGAAGGAGTGACCTCTGTGAAACCAG GTGACAAAGTGATTACAGTTGGCGTCCCTCAGTGTGGGGAatgcagcttctgccggaatccTGAATCCAATTATTGCCAGAAGTCCCA TTTCTCTGAACCACAAAACCTGCTGCCGGACAAGACCAGCCGCTTCTCATGCAATGGGAAGCAGATCCATCACTTCCTGTGGGTCAGCGCCTTTGCAGAATACACTGTGGTCCCAGAATACACTGTTGCCAGGATAGATGCTGCAGCACCTCTAGACAAAGTCTGCTTGTTTGGCTGTGGGTTTTCCACAGGCTATGGGGCTGCCATCAACACAGCCAAG GTAAAACCAGGCTCCACCTGTGCTGTTTTTGGCCTTGGAGGAATTGGCCTCTCTATTGTCATGGGCTGCAAGGCAGCTGGAGCTTCCCGCATCATTGGTGTGGACATCAACAAGGACAAGTTTGCCAAGGCCAAGGAGCTGGGAGCCACCGACTGCATCAACCCTCGAGACTTCCAGAAGCCCATCCAGGAGGTGCTCACTGAGATGACCGGGCAGGGCGTGGACTACTCCTTTGAGGCCTTCGGGCACAAGGACACCATG ATTGCTGCCTTGGCTTCCTGCAATATGAGCACTGGTGTCTTTGTGATGGTTGGAGAAGTGGATGCTGGTTCAGAGATTTCCATCGATCCCACACTTCTGCTGACTGGGCGTACATGGAAAGGGACTTTGGTTGGAG GCTGGAAGACGAGAGAATGTATCCCCAAATTAGTTTCCGGCTACTTGGAGAAGAAATTCAATTCGGACTTGCTGATCACACACACGCTGCCATTCGCTAAAGTGAACGAGGGATTTGAGTTGCTACGTGCAGGAAAATG TATCCGCACTGTCCTGCTCTTCTGA
- the LOC141729153 gene encoding alcohol dehydrogenase 1-like, whose product MATAGKVIRCRAAVAWAPGKLSVEEVEVAPPKAGEVRIKLVATGICRTDDHVLQGCFPNAEFPVIPGHEGAGIVESIGEGVTSVKPGDKVIPLCHPQCGKCSFCRNPESNYCQKSHFSEPQNLLPDKTSRFSCNGKQIHHFLWVSTFAEYTVVPEYTVAKIDAAAPLDKVCLFGCGFSTGYGAAINTAKVKPGSTCAVFGLGGIGLSIVMGCKAAGASRIIGVDINKDKFAKAKELGATDCINPRDFQKPIQEVLTEMTGQGVDYSFEAIGHKDTMIAALASCNMSTGVCVMVGEVDAGSEISIDPTLLLIGRTWKGTLVGGWKTRECIPKLVSSYLEKKFNSDLLITHTLPFTKVNEGFELLRAGKCIRTVLLF is encoded by the exons ATGGCCACTGCGGGAAAA GTTATCAGGTGCAGGGCTGCTGTTGCCTGGGCCCCGGGCAAACTCTCTGTTGAGGAGGTGGAAGTTGCACCCCCAAAGGCAGGGGAAGTCCGGATCAAG CTTGTGGCCACAGGCATCTGTCGCACCGATGATCACGTTCTGCAAGGCTGCTTTCCCAACGCAGAATTCCCAGTTATCCCTGGCCATGAAGGAGCTGGAATTGTGGAAAGCATTGGAGAAGGAGTGACCTCTGTGAAACCAG GTGACAAAGTGATCCCACTTTGCCACCCTCAGTGTGGGAAatgcagcttctgccggaatccTGAATCCAATTATTGCCAGAAGTCCCA TTTCTCTGAACCACAAAACCTGCTGCCGGACAAGACCAGCCGCTTCTCATGCAATGGGAAGCAGATCCATCACTTCCTGTGGGTCAGCACCTTTGCAGAATACACTGTGGTCCCAGAATACACTGTTGCCAAGATAGATGCTGCAGCACCTCTAGACAAAGTCTGCTTGTTTGGCTGTGGGTTTTCCACAGGCTATGGGGCTGCCATCAACACAGCCAAG GTAAAACCAGGCTCCACCTGTGCTGTTTTTGGCCTTGGAGGAATTGGCCTCTCTATTGTCATGGGCTGCAAGGCAGCTGGAGCTTCCCGCATCATTGGTGTGGACATCAACAAGGACAAGTTTGCCAAGGCCAAGGAGCTGGGAGCCACCGACTGCATCAACCCTCGAGACTTCCAGAAGCCCATCCAGGAGGTGCTCACTGAGATGACCGGGCAGGGCGTGGACTACTCCTTTGAGGCCATCGGGCACAAGGACACCATG ATTGCTGCCTTGGCTTCCTGCAATATGAGCACTGGTGTCTGTGTGATGGTTGGAGAAGTGGATGCTGGTTCAGAGATTTCCATCGATCCCACACTTCTGCTGATTGGGCGTACATGGAAAGGGACTTTGGTTGGAG GCTGGAAGACGAGAGAATGTATCCCCAAATTAGTTTCCAGTTACTTGGAGAAGAAATTCAATTCGGACTTGCTGATCACACACACGCTGCCATTCACTAAAGTGAACGAGGGATTTGAGTTGCTACGTGCAGGAAAATG TATCCGCACTGTCCTGCTCTTCTGA